From Palaemon carinicauda isolate YSFRI2023 chromosome 29, ASM3689809v2, whole genome shotgun sequence, one genomic window encodes:
- the LOC137622695 gene encoding D-beta-hydroxybutyrate dehydrogenase, mitochondrial-like, with translation MKLTVDRTRDILLAGSVSVLLAGLGSFFSLSGFLTTFVVFWIASVTVSFFTSSLKVPPSGKSVLITGCDSGFGFHLALQLHRLGFDVFAGCLLADSRGEGAERLREVRSERLRVLQLDVTSEDQLNEAIHNVKIHLALSGNVLWGLVNNAGLSAFGDTEWVSVGVYRKIADVNLFGVISTTKTFLPLLRRSKGGRIVNVSSMLGRMVHSMGSPYISTKYAVEGFSNCLRLEMRRWGVHVCIIEPGNLLGATGICTEEHLKTQTEEMWVSMSDELKEELGGRQGYDLQVSAAMAFGCLGMKDTTTVTEAMTDALTQKYPRARYLPMEFYNWAFQLIANYLPECVFDSACAQVMRILARWHQTIKHRIPLVTEALSWLVSLWSPETYCDWHLGLLETVRTDIVLVTEIIAHPFGTWRKC, from the exons ATGAAACTAACCGTGGACAGGACCCGTGACATCCTGCTTGCAGGCTCAGTGAGCGTCCTTCTGGCTGGACTGGGGTCCTTCTTCAGCCTTTCCGGATTCCTGACGACTTTCGTCGTCTTTTGGATCGCCTCCGTCACTGTCAGCTTCTTTACTTCGAGCCTCAAG GTACCTCCGTCAGGAAAGTCAGTTCTCATCACAGGATGCGACTCCGGTTTCGGATTTCACCTCGCCCTTCAACTCCATCGTTTG ggctTCGATGTCTTTGCCGGATGCCTGCTTGCAGATTCCAGAGGCGAGGGCGCCGAGCGCCTGAGAGAGGTGCGTTCAGAGCGCCTGCGCGTCTTACAGTTAGATGTCACGAGTGAGGACCAACTGAACGAAGCCATACACAACGTGAAGATTCATTTGGCTCTCAGTGGAA ACGTCCTCTGGGGCCTCGTGAACAACGCGGGCCTCTCTGCCTTCGGGGACACGGAGTGGGTGTCCGTCGGAGTATACAGGAAAATAGCAGATGTTAACCTCTTCGGAGTCATCTCTACAACCAAGACTTTTCTGCCTCTCCTGAGGAGATCCAAAGGTGG TCGCATAGTGAATGTGTCCAGTATGTTGGGTCGAATGGTACATTCGATGGGGTCACCGTATATCTCGACCAAGTATGCTGTTGAAGGATTTAGCAACTGCCTCAG ATTAGAAATGCGTCGATGGGGAGTCCACGTGTGCATAATAGAACCTGGAAACCTTCTAGGAG CCACGGGCATCTGCACGGAGGAACACCTGAAGACGCAGACGGAGGAGATGTGGGTCTCGATGTCTGACGAACTGAAGGAGGAGCTGGGAGGGCGCCAGGGGTACGACCTGCAGGTCAGCGCTGCCATGGCCTTTGGCTGCCTAGgg ATGAAGGACACCACCACCGTTACAGAAGCTATGACCGACGCCCTGACGCAGAAGTACCCTAGGGCTCGCTACCTGCCAATGGAGTTCTACAACTGGGCATTTCAGCTGATAGCCAACTACCTACCCGAGTGTGTCTTCGACAGCGCATGCGCACAGGTGATGAGAATCCTTGCCAGGTGGCATCAGACAATCAAACACC GCATTCCTTTAGTAACTGAAGCCTTATCGTGGCTGGTGTCTCTTTGGTCTCCGGAGACCTATTGCGACTGGCATCTGGGGTTACTGGAGACCGTTAGGACAGATATTGTTCTGGTCACTGAGATCATTGCCCATCCTTTCGGCACATGGAGGAAATGCTGA